The Collimonas sp. PA-H2 genome contains a region encoding:
- a CDS encoding dicarboxylate/amino acid:cation symporter has protein sequence MKKIKATTWIMVGMVLGIVVGYICHNLAPDEAAAKEIAAYFSIITDVFLRLIKMIIAPLVFGTLVSGIAGMKDSSSVGRIGIRALGWFVIASLLSLALGMLFVNVLQVGHALNLPLPALGAETKLNTSGFNLKDFVSHVFPSSFVDAMAKNEILQILVFSLFFGFGLASVKGESAKAVTTAIDGLVHVMLKVTDYVMRFAPLGVFASIAAVITVQGFGVLATYAKFLGGFYVGLATLWALLIGMGYVFLRGGIFTLLRLLKEPIMLAFSTASSEAAYPKTMEQLEKFGVNNKITGFVLPLGYSFNLDGSMMYQAFAALFVAQAYNIEMSFAQQLTMLLVLMVSSKGMAGVPRGSLVVVAAILPMFHLPEAGILLIIGIDQFLDMGRTATNVIGNGIATSVIAKWEGELDEDAGRKALASDA, from the coding sequence ATGAAGAAAATTAAGGCAACGACTTGGATCATGGTCGGCATGGTCCTAGGCATAGTGGTCGGTTACATCTGCCACAATCTGGCGCCGGACGAAGCGGCGGCGAAGGAAATCGCCGCCTATTTCTCCATCATCACCGATGTGTTTTTGCGGCTGATCAAGATGATCATCGCGCCTCTGGTGTTCGGCACGCTGGTCTCCGGCATTGCCGGCATGAAGGACAGCAGCTCGGTCGGCCGTATCGGCATCCGGGCGCTGGGCTGGTTCGTGATCGCCTCCCTGTTGTCGTTGGCGCTGGGCATGTTGTTCGTCAACGTGCTCCAGGTCGGTCACGCGCTCAACCTGCCGCTGCCGGCCCTGGGCGCCGAAACCAAGCTGAATACCAGTGGCTTCAATCTGAAGGATTTTGTTTCCCACGTGTTCCCGAGCAGTTTCGTTGACGCCATGGCGAAGAATGAAATCTTGCAGATTCTGGTGTTCTCGCTGTTTTTCGGGTTCGGCCTGGCTTCGGTCAAAGGCGAGTCGGCAAAGGCAGTGACCACGGCGATTGATGGCCTGGTGCACGTCATGCTGAAGGTCACCGATTACGTGATGCGCTTCGCTCCGCTTGGCGTGTTTGCTTCCATCGCCGCCGTGATTACAGTGCAGGGGTTTGGCGTGCTGGCAACCTACGCCAAGTTCCTCGGCGGTTTCTATGTCGGCCTGGCTACGCTGTGGGCCTTGCTGATCGGGATGGGCTATGTCTTCCTGCGCGGCGGGATCTTCACCTTGCTACGCCTCCTGAAAGAGCCGATCATGCTGGCGTTTTCCACCGCCAGCAGCGAAGCCGCCTATCCGAAGACCATGGAGCAGCTAGAGAAATTCGGCGTCAACAACAAGATCACTGGCTTTGTGCTGCCGCTCGGCTACTCCTTCAATCTCGATGGCTCCATGATGTACCAGGCGTTCGCCGCCTTGTTCGTGGCCCAGGCTTACAACATCGAAATGTCGTTTGCCCAGCAGCTCACCATGCTGCTGGTGCTGATGGTCAGCAGCAAGGGCATGGCTGGCGTGCCGCGCGGTTCGCTGGTGGTGGTGGCCGCCATCTTGCCGATGTTCCATCTGCCGGAAGCCGGCATCCTGCTGATCATCGGCATCGACCAGTTCCTCGACATGGGCCGTACCGCCACCAACGTGATCGGCAACGGCATTGCGACCTCGGTGATCGCCAAGTGGGAAGGCGAGCTGGATGAAGATGCCGGCCGCAAGGCCCTGGCAAGCGATGCTTGA
- a CDS encoding GNAT family N-acetyltransferase: MEQLRITTEAAELDVPLIHRFLSEESAWARGIPLAMVEEAIRHSLNFGLFAGSAQVAYARVVTDYSTFAYLVDVFVLAEHRGQGHSAELMAAIMAHPRLQGLRRFMLATSTAHGLYARFGFTAPARPQTLMERFAPNAYAAPG; encoded by the coding sequence ATGGAACAACTGCGTATCACCACCGAAGCGGCTGAACTGGATGTTCCGCTGATTCATCGCTTCCTGTCTGAAGAATCGGCATGGGCTCGCGGCATTCCCCTGGCGATGGTGGAAGAAGCTATCCGCCATTCGCTGAATTTCGGCTTGTTTGCCGGTAGCGCACAAGTGGCTTATGCGCGGGTCGTTACCGATTATTCGACGTTTGCCTACCTGGTCGATGTCTTCGTGCTGGCGGAACATCGCGGCCAAGGCCACAGCGCCGAGCTGATGGCGGCGATCATGGCGCATCCAAGGCTGCAGGGGCTGCGGCGGTTCATGCTGGCGACCAGCACAGCGCATGGGCTGTACGCCAGGTTTGGTTTCACGGCGCCGGCCCGGCCGCAGACGCTGATGGAACGCTTTGCGCCGAATGCCTACGCTGCTCCGGGCTGA
- a CDS encoding FMN-binding negative transcriptional regulator produces MYIPKHFDEPRIEVLHELIRARPLSTLVTLSSDGLNANHIPLLLSAQAGPFGTLHGHVARANPVWQDFRKEVEVLAIFHGPEAYITPSWYATKAETGKVVPTWNYAVAHAYGTLRIIDDASWLPAHLAALTAHNEAAFEAPWQFSDAPPDYTEKLMGAIVGIEIVITRLSGKWKVSQNQPAQNQETVIAGLSAQADDESLAMATLVEAGKAKR; encoded by the coding sequence ATGTATATCCCCAAGCACTTTGACGAGCCGAGAATCGAAGTCCTGCACGAACTGATACGTGCACGTCCCCTGTCTACGCTGGTGACGCTGTCCTCGGACGGGCTCAACGCCAACCACATCCCCTTGCTGCTGTCTGCGCAAGCCGGCCCTTTCGGCACCTTGCACGGACATGTGGCGCGCGCCAATCCGGTCTGGCAGGATTTCCGCAAGGAGGTGGAAGTGCTGGCGATATTCCACGGCCCGGAAGCGTACATCACGCCGTCCTGGTATGCGACCAAGGCCGAGACCGGCAAGGTGGTGCCGACCTGGAATTACGCCGTTGCCCATGCCTACGGCACGCTGCGCATCATCGACGACGCCAGCTGGCTGCCGGCGCACCTGGCGGCGCTGACCGCGCATAACGAGGCTGCTTTCGAGGCCCCCTGGCAGTTCTCTGATGCGCCGCCTGACTACACGGAGAAACTGATGGGCGCCATCGTCGGCATCGAAATCGTGATTACCCGTTTGTCCGGCAAGTGGAAGGTCAGCCAGAACCAGCCGGCGCAGAACCAGGAGACCGTGATTGCCGGGTTGAGTGCGCAGGCTGACGATGAATCGCTAGCCATGGCGACGCTGGTCGAGGCGGGCAAGGCCAAGCGCTAA
- a CDS encoding carbohydrate porin: MLRKQLVRIFNDRLTFSPGNRVWLGLMLTAAATAPLAAHADDTAEETWGVHGQATYVWQKKPSFDAAYSGTNSLGTAAEKGYSFSGTLFLGLRPWTGGELYFNPEVVQAVPMSGLTGLGGMMDSEQQKGSSPNPTFYRARLFLRQTWGFDGGKQAVESAPNQLAGMVDKRRLVVTLGNVSIIDIFDNNAYAHDGRTQFLNWALSTYGPYDYAGDTRGYTWGGAVEYYYDDWVVRAGRFMVPLESNGQRLDTRITKYHSDQIELEHDHVIGGQPGKVRLLAFRSKEIMGSFSDALAYAALNGGTPDVAQVRKDRIKYGYGINLEQSLGSDVGVFARVSRNDGKTETYSFSEIERSVTAGVSVKGSSWHRDNDTFGFTLIQNGLSKAHQEYLAAGGLGVFIGDGQLNYRPERIMEAYYSYSLSKAVALTADVQRFYNPAYNADRGPVTVGSLRLHAEF, from the coding sequence ATGTTACGTAAACAACTAGTGCGCATATTCAACGATCGTCTCACCTTCAGTCCGGGCAACCGGGTTTGGCTGGGTCTGATGCTGACGGCCGCGGCAACTGCGCCGCTCGCCGCGCATGCGGACGATACCGCGGAAGAAACCTGGGGCGTGCACGGACAGGCTACCTATGTCTGGCAAAAGAAGCCCTCATTTGACGCCGCGTATTCAGGAACCAACAGCTTGGGCACCGCGGCTGAAAAAGGCTATTCCTTCTCCGGCACCTTGTTCCTCGGCCTGCGGCCCTGGACCGGCGGCGAACTGTACTTCAATCCTGAGGTGGTGCAAGCCGTGCCCATGTCAGGCCTGACCGGCCTGGGCGGAATGATGGATTCGGAGCAGCAGAAGGGCAGCAGTCCCAACCCTACTTTTTATCGGGCGCGCTTGTTCCTGCGGCAAACCTGGGGCTTTGATGGCGGCAAACAGGCAGTGGAGTCGGCGCCCAACCAGCTGGCCGGCATGGTCGACAAGCGGCGCCTGGTGGTCACGCTAGGCAATGTCAGCATCATCGATATCTTCGACAACAATGCCTATGCCCATGACGGCCGCACGCAATTCCTGAACTGGGCCTTGTCGACCTATGGCCCCTATGATTATGCTGGCGATACCCGCGGCTACACCTGGGGCGGGGCGGTGGAATATTATTATGACGACTGGGTGGTGCGCGCCGGCAGGTTCATGGTGCCGCTGGAGTCGAACGGCCAGCGCCTGGATACCCGCATCACCAAATATCACAGCGACCAGATCGAGCTTGAACACGATCACGTGATCGGCGGCCAGCCCGGCAAAGTGCGCCTGCTGGCTTTCCGCAGCAAGGAGATCATGGGCAGCTTTTCCGATGCGCTGGCGTATGCCGCTCTCAACGGCGGCACGCCAGACGTGGCGCAGGTGCGCAAGGACCGGATCAAGTACGGCTACGGGATTAACCTCGAGCAGAGCCTGGGCAGCGATGTCGGCGTCTTTGCGCGTGTCAGCCGCAACGACGGCAAGACCGAAACCTATTCATTCTCCGAAATCGAACGTTCTGTGACCGCGGGTGTTTCCGTGAAGGGCAGCAGCTGGCATCGCGACAATGACACCTTCGGTTTCACCCTGATACAAAACGGTTTGAGCAAGGCGCATCAGGAATACCTGGCGGCCGGCGGGCTGGGCGTGTTCATCGGTGACGGCCAGCTGAACTACCGGCCGGAACGCATCATGGAAGCCTATTACAGCTACAGCCTGTCGAAAGCGGTTGCGTTGACGGCGGATGTGCAGCGCTTCTACAATCCTGCCTACAACGCCGACCGCGGACCGGTGACAGTGGGCTCCCTGCGCCTGCACGCGGAATTCTAG